In Erigeron canadensis isolate Cc75 chromosome 6, C_canadensis_v1, whole genome shotgun sequence, the following are encoded in one genomic region:
- the LOC122604714 gene encoding ATP-dependent DNA helicase PIF1-like: protein MHVKGPKSYTVNGEKHTTFRKATLERGLIENDDTLSQCLTKASMFQFPHSLRRLFATILIFCNPMDVRRLWDEHYDSLSEDYRRRFQNSDQVQSLVLKDILVFLQSMGKSLDDFDLPRINSKHLDLGGCRELQEESSIIVEDDHLRAKDNLNPDQKFAYDTIMRHVDGNYPGVFFVDGPGGTGKTYLYNALLAEVRSRGQIAIATASSGATANNMPGGRTAHSRIKIPLILSNNSLCNISKQSGTAQLLRRAKLIIWDKASMAKRQAVEAFDRTIQDIIGVSLPFGGKVMVFGGDFRQVLPVIKKGIRAQIVDSSLRMSPLWPGITKMRLSVNMRARTDPWFSDFLLRVGNGEEEVIEGSFIRIPDEMTIPYTTESETRSKKALISAIFPSIEVNGTSPYGQERIYYNFDEAKDDINNYYPVEFLNSLSVAGLPPHRLRLKIGCPVILLRNIDPSNGLCNGTRLICKGFQRNVIDAEIAAGQHAGKRVFLPRIPLCPSENDMYPFKLKRKQFPIRLSFAMTINKAQGQTVPHVGVYLPDSVFSHGQLYVALSRGISHERVKVLVRPTQIFHQPGVYTANVVYREVLQDA from the exons ATGCATGTTAAAGGACCTAAAAGCTACACAGTGAACGGTGAAAAGCACACAACTTTTAGAAAGGCAACACTTGAGAGAGGCTTGATTGAGAACGACGATACTTTGTCACAATGTCTTACAAAGGCTTCCATGTTTCAGTTTCCACATTCTTTGAGAAGACTTTTTGCGACTATATTGATATTTTGTAACCCGATGGATGTTAGGAGGTTATGGGATGAACATTATGATTCTCTTTCTGAAGACTACAGAAGACGTTTCCAAAATAGTGATCAAGTTCAAAGTCTGGTTCTTAAAGACATTTTGGTATTCCTTCAATCTATGGGTAAGAGTCTCGATGATTTTGACCTTCCTCGCATAAACTCTAAACATCTCGATTTGGGAGGTTGTCGTGAGTTACAAGAAGAATCTTCCATAATTGTTGAAGATGATCATCTGCGTGCCAAAGATAATCTCAATCCTGATCAGAAGTTTGCGTACGATACCATCATGAGGCACGTTGACGGTAACTATCCAGgagttttttttgttgatggCCCTGGTGGAACGGGGAAAACCTATCTGTATAATGCTCTACTTGCTGAGGTTCGTTCACGTGGGCAGATTGCCATTGCAACCGCATCTTCCGGGGCAACAGCTAATAACATGCCTGGAGGACGCACAGCTCATTCGAGAATTAAAATTCCTCTAATCCTGAGTAATAACTCTCTTTGCAACATCAGTAAACAAAGTGGTACTGCGCAGCTACTCCGTCGTGCCAAACTCATCATATGGGATAAAGCCTCGATGGCTAAGCGACAAGCGGTGGAGGCATTTGATCGAACAATTCAAGACATAATAGGCGTTAGTCTGCCATTTGGGGGGAAGGTAATGGTTTTTGGAGGTGACTTCAGGCAGGTGTTGCCAGTGATCAAAAAAGGAATCCGCGCACAGATTGTAGACTCGAGCCTGCGAATGTCACCTCTTTGGCCTGGGATAACTAAGATGCGTTTATCTGTCAACATGAGAGCACGGACGGATCCATGGTTTTCAGATTTCCTTTTAAGAGTCGGCAATGGGGAAGAAGAGGTGATTGAAGGCAGCTTTATTCGCATACCTGATGAGATGACCATCCCATACACTACCGAGTCCGAAACCAGATCGAAAAAGGCCTTAATAAGTGCCATATTCCCGTCCATTGAAGTCAATGGGACTTCTCCATA TGGCCAGGAGCGAATATATTACAACTTTGATGAGGCGAAAGACGATATTAACAACTACTATCCGGTTGAATTCTTAAATTCTCTTAGTGTCGCTGGTTTGCCCCCTCATCGTTTACGGCTCAAAATTGGGTGCCCAGTTATACTATTGCGTAACATCGATCCATCCAACGGGCTTTGTAACGGGACACGGTTGATATGCAAAGGTTTTCAACGAAATGTCATCGATGCAGAAATAGCAGCCGGGCAACATGCCGGTAAAAGAGTTTTTTTACCAAGAATACCCCTGTGTCCATCTGAAAATGATATGTATCCCTTTAAGTTGAAGAGAAAACAGTTCCCGATTCGCCTTAGCTTCGCGATGACAATAAACAAAGCCCAAGGCCAGACAGTTCCACACGTCGGTGTGTATCTACCTGACTCGGTATTCTCACACGGACAACTATATGTGGCCCTGTCTCGAGGGATATCACACGAAAGGGTGAAGGTTTTGGTTAGGCCTACCCAAATTTTCCATCAACCCGGTGTATACACCGCAAATGTGGTTTACAGAGAAGTTTTACAAGATGCATAG
- the LOC122605495 gene encoding uncharacterized protein LOC122605495 isoform X2, translating to MEAADDIMEQILIRSDVKDVIRCKSVCKSWVSGLLCDGVLHWFMLNRLNKENIILSLNLSREEFTVTQQPDPDNHPSYEYGCSYTLGVLEECLCIYELDAELPPTPTKIWVLRSYKSGNKSWVELPLNHVMNHSVAYHMNKDDYSYDGTPHLSISGEYIGAPIFVPSLISPHNVKMDSSSRSGSNGVVISVEEKAAGMANTNALIRTRYALSTRPTGVFQVPGKSKRSRR from the exons ATGGAGGCCGCTGATGATATAATGGAGCAAATCCTGATACGATCGGATGTGAAAGATGTAATCAGATGCAAGAGTGTTTGTAAGTCATG GGTATCTGGTCTCTTATGTGATGGGGTACTTCACTGGTTTATGTTGAATCGGCTAAATAAGGAGAATatcattctttctttaaatttatCTCGCGAGGAATTTACAGTAACCCAACAACCAGACCCTGACAACCATCCTTCATATGAATATGGTTGTTCTTACACCCTAGGGGTCTTGGAAGAATGTCTATGCATTTATGAACTTGACGCTGAGTTACCGCCCACCCCCACCAAGATATGGGTGTTGCGAAGCTATAAGAGCGGAAATAAGTCGTGGGTAGAGTTGCCACTTAATCATGTGATGAATCATAGTGTTGCATACCACATGAACAAAGATGATTACTCTTATGATGGCACACCACACTTATCCATCTCCGGGGAGTATATTGGGGCCCCTATATTTGTGCCTAGTCTTATATCTCCCCATAATGTTAAAATGGATTCTAGTTCTAGATCCGGCTCTAATGGTGTAGTTATTTCAGTGGAAGAGAAAGCGGCTGGCATGGCAAACACGAATGCTCTAATAAG AACTCGCTATGCACTATCAACGCGGCCGACTGGGGTGTTCCAAGTACCCGGGAAGTCAAAGCGGTCAAGGCGGTGA
- the LOC122605495 gene encoding F-box/kelch-repeat protein At3g06240-like isoform X1, which translates to MLNFNRFFIIGSANGLVCICPKDFELLVVNPCTRQTMKILEPPPEPLPKSTQRWNLIWGFGYDSSNNDYKIVVGFVMQRKTTRFYVFSLKTCVWKFIQEFDYVLTNWNRVSGLLCDGVLHWFMLNRLNKENIILSLNLSREEFTVTQQPDPDNHPSYEYGCSYTLGVLEECLCIYELDAELPPTPTKIWVLRSYKSGNKSWVELPLNHVMNHSVAYHMNKDDYSYDGTPHLSISGEYIGAPIFVPSLISPHNVKMDSSSRSGSNGVVISVEEKAAGMANTNALIRTRYALSTRPTGVFQVPGKSKRSRR; encoded by the exons ATGCTTAATTTCAATCGTTTCTTTATCATTGGTTCTGCCAATGGCCTTGTATGCATCTGTCCTAAGGATTTTGAACTTTTGGTGGTCAATCCTTGCACTAGACAGACCATGAAAATACTTGAACCCCCACCCGAACCGCTTCCTAAAAGCACCCAAAGGTGGAATTTGATTTGGGGATTTGGTTATGATTCTTCCAACAATGACTACAAGATTGTAGTAGGCTTTGTGATGCAAAGAAAAACCACacgtttttatgttttttcacTGAAAACATGTGTTTGGAAATTTATCCAAGAATTTGACTATGTACTTACCAATTGGAATAGGGTATCTGGTCTCTTATGTGATGGGGTACTTCACTGGTTTATGTTGAATCGGCTAAATAAGGAGAATatcattctttctttaaatttatCTCGCGAGGAATTTACAGTAACCCAACAACCAGACCCTGACAACCATCCTTCATATGAATATGGTTGTTCTTACACCCTAGGGGTCTTGGAAGAATGTCTATGCATTTATGAACTTGACGCTGAGTTACCGCCCACCCCCACCAAGATATGGGTGTTGCGAAGCTATAAGAGCGGAAATAAGTCGTGGGTAGAGTTGCCACTTAATCATGTGATGAATCATAGTGTTGCATACCACATGAACAAAGATGATTACTCTTATGATGGCACACCACACTTATCCATCTCCGGGGAGTATATTGGGGCCCCTATATTTGTGCCTAGTCTTATATCTCCCCATAATGTTAAAATGGATTCTAGTTCTAGATCCGGCTCTAATGGTGTAGTTATTTCAGTGGAAGAGAAAGCGGCTGGCATGGCAAACACGAATGCTCTAATAAG AACTCGCTATGCACTATCAACGCGGCCGACTGGGGTGTTCCAAGTACCCGGGAAGTCAAAGCGGTCAAGGCGGTGA